Proteins encoded in a region of the Anoxybacillus amylolyticus genome:
- the speE gene encoding polyamine aminopropyltransferase, which yields MELWFTEKQTEHFGITARIKRTLHTEQTEFQKLDMVETEEFGNMLILDGMVMTTQKDEFVYHEMVAHVPLFTHPNPENVLVVGGGDGGVIREVLKHPSVKKATLVEIDGKVIEYSKKYLPEIAGKLDDPRVEVKVDDGFMHIAQSENEYDVIMVDSTEPVGPAVNLFTKGFYAGIAKALKEDGIFVAQTDNPWFKADLIRTVQRDVREIFPITRLYIANIPTYPSGMWTFTMGSKKYDPLAVSDARFHDIDTKYYTKELHKACFVLPKFVADLVK from the coding sequence ATGGAATTATGGTTTACAGAAAAGCAGACGGAACATTTTGGAATTACAGCACGAATTAAACGCACTTTACATACAGAACAGACGGAATTCCAAAAGCTTGATATGGTCGAAACGGAAGAGTTCGGAAATATGCTTATTTTAGACGGCATGGTCATGACGACGCAAAAAGACGAGTTCGTCTATCACGAAATGGTTGCCCATGTGCCGCTCTTTACACATCCGAATCCGGAAAACGTGCTTGTCGTTGGTGGCGGAGACGGTGGTGTGATTCGCGAAGTGTTGAAACATCCGAGCGTAAAAAAAGCGACGCTAGTCGAAATTGATGGAAAAGTGATCGAGTATTCGAAAAAATACCTTCCAGAAATCGCTGGGAAGCTAGACGACCCACGCGTGGAAGTAAAAGTCGATGACGGCTTTATGCACATTGCTCAAAGCGAAAACGAATACGATGTCATCATGGTCGATTCCACAGAGCCAGTCGGCCCAGCGGTGAATTTGTTTACGAAAGGGTTTTATGCGGGCATTGCGAAAGCGCTAAAAGAGGACGGTATTTTCGTGGCACAAACAGACAACCCTTGGTTTAAAGCGGATTTAATTCGTACGGTGCAGCGCGATGTACGTGAAATCTTTCCGATTACACGCCTTTATATCGCGAACATTCCGACATACCCAAGCGGCATGTGGACGTTTACGATGGGCTCGAAAAAATACGATCCATTAGCAGTCAGCGATGCCCGTTTCCATGACATTGACACGAAGTATTACACAAAAGAGCTGCATAAAGCGTGCTTTGTGTTGCCAAAATTTGTCGCTGATTTAGTGAAATAA